Within the Medicago truncatula cultivar Jemalong A17 chromosome 4, MtrunA17r5.0-ANR, whole genome shotgun sequence genome, the region tagatttaacctaacccTAATGATGACTTTTACGTTATTACCCCCGTGTTCAATTAAACCTGTTTAATTAAgagataaactttaaaaatcgtTCTTCCTATTCCTTCTATTCCTATAACAATTtcctcctattttgtttccaacacaacaataaacaGATAAACATAATCCTATTCCTCCTATTAACATATTTctcctattttgtttccaaCCCAAAAATCCTTTCTTGACCTATGGCTGGAAGAAACATAGAAACTCTCCTCTCCTATCACTGCTTGACTGGTAAACACTTCAACACATATTCataaatatgtaattatttttttgttgcggtttttttttgttgttgtttatacaTAACGAAAATTTCACTTTCGTTCATTGACAGGTCCTCTCTTGAAAAACCCAGTTTCAGAATATGAtaaagcaatcaacaagctaCAAATGAAATACAGAACATACATCGTCGAGTATGACTTTGTAACTGTGAGTATGCTTTCCTAATTTGAAACATACATCTGCCTATTGCAACCTATTATAGCCCATTATGCAAGCCTCATGCTTCATATTACATTGCCCcatgattttgttgttttcaccAGGGTGTCGTATGCTTACCGAGaatgtttggcggtgattttGGAGATCGGATTGGACGCTTTGCAACATTAACTGATCCAAAAGGCAATCAATTTGAGGTCTTGGTCGATAACATCAATGGTggcttttttttaacaaagggATGGAAACCAATTCGGGACTTTTATGGGATTAGTCTAGGAGCGTGGGTTACTCTAATTTTTGTTGGTGTTGGATGATTTGATATGAAGCTGACTGATAGGTTTCACAAGACTATCAACTATCCCGTTTTTGATCCACCCATGCATTTCCTTATTAACAGAACTAATGTGCAGACAACTTTCAACCACAATCTCTAGCCGAAAAGATCTCTTCTCTCTTATCGTCACAATATCAATGACATGATTATAGATTTCGAaaaatcaccgccaaacattTTCGGTAAGCATACGGCACCCTggtgaaaacaacaaaatcatgGGGCAATGTAATATGAAGCATGAGGCTTGCATAATGGGCTATAATAGGTTGCAATAGGCAGATGGAAGTTTTAAATTAGGAAGACAAATATATAGCATTCTGATACTACAACGAAAAGGAAAGCATACTCACAGTTTCGAAGTCATACTCGACGATGTATGTTCTGTATTTCATTTGtagcttgttgattgctttaTCATATTCTGAAACTGGGTTTTTCAAGAGAGGACCTGTCAATGAACGAAAGTGAAATTTTCGTTAtgtataaacaacaacaaaaaaaaaaaccgcaacaaaaaaataattacatatttatGAATATGTGTTGAAGTGTTTACCAGTCAGGCAGTGATAGGAGAGGAGAGTTTCTATGTTTCTTCCAGCCATAGGTCAAGAAATAGGTTAAAAACTGCAAGACAAATAAAAGAGTTTTGATAGTttggaaacaaaataggagAAATACGTTAACAGCCGACAGTGGTTTTTTGGGttggaaacaaaataggagCAATACGTTTATGTTTATCtgtttattgttgtgttggaaacaaaataggaggaAATTGTTATAGGGTTGGAAACAAAATATTCCACGTATCCATGCTGAGGAAATACGTACGAGCATATCTGGTTGATAGAGGATATGGTTGTAGATAAGAAATTAACTTATGAAGAACGCCCGGAGAAGATTGTTGACAGAAAGGATCAGGTACTCAGGACGCTCACAATTCCATACGTCGTGGAGGAATCATTCCGAGCGCGAAGCTACATGAGAACTAGAGGATAAGATGCGGGAGGAGCACCCTCACCTTTTCGACACGCCAGGTAAGAGTTTTGTCATCAAAACTCACACTTAATGATTTGAATCGATGTGGATATAGTCTCGCACCTTTCTTTCGGTTTTCCAAGTATCTCTCCCTCGGTATGGTAGTTCCCTCTATCCTTTCCCACCCCACCCTGAATAGGAAACTTAATAATAGATGGGGTGGCCTCACCGGAAGGTTACATTAGATTCCTGAAAACGTAGGAGAAATACGTTAATAGCTGACAGTGGTTTTTTGGGttggaaacaaaataggagCAATGGGAGTAacgatttttaaagtttatctcTTAATTAAACTGATTTAATTGAACATGGGGGTAATAACGtaaaaatcatcataaaatctaggttaaaattagattaaaaattaatttacgggttaacttttatatataaagatatGCATTATGTCGTCCTCTAAAGTTCAAAAAGAAGAATTTGTCTTCACATGGGAGTTATTAAGATCATGATTAGTACGATGGAATGCAGAAACAAAACCCTTGTTTCAATTTTTGTGGGTTTTGTTTTGTCCCAAAActagaaaaaggaaaaagggTTTTCTAATTTGATAGATGTAGTGACTCCATtgaaattaagataaaaaataaaatctaaaaagagGTTGATATACATCTTGAAGAGTATTGCCATTATTCACATGAAAATCATTATTATTGAGGTGTTTGAAAATTGTTGGGTTGATAAAGTATGAAAGTGGGAAAATTGAGCTGCAGAACTGAAACATCTTTGGGAGAGAATGGTTGGGGAAGAAAGTGAGAAAAAATCTAATGTTAAAGGAGCATGATAAGATTGTGTtctttatttaatcaaatcGTTAAGAAAACATTTTCTATGGTGGGAAAAAAGTTGCCTTTTCCATGCTAAATTCCACCTGTTTTTGGTCCATGTAAATAAGAGGCACTTTGATTTTGATCCTTGTAAAAAAAGCTTTGATTTTTACCTTTGAAATTTCTATTGAGAAAAGTCCTTAGcctatttttcaaaattaaaaaacgccaatctatatctatatctttttatttttatttttataaaactaatatatatctatatttagAAGTGAGATTATTATATCTATAAAAAAGTATTTCATATCTATATTTAgaattcccttaaaaaaaactccctccggtcctatttataagagaaatttggatcaacaaaagttgatatatccagttaaaaattcagtccaaatacattcacttttgttgatctaaatttctcttataaataggaccggagggagtatatatttagaattgaaattatatatataatactaatttatgaccttaattattatttttaaagaaaatatatgatCAGAGTTATTCTTAGTTTTGCTTtgtgttttgattaaaaataaacgatatttattcattcaaattgtgaGTAGATTACATCAATACAATATaaatttgctaaaaacaaaaatgatgaatctgaAAACAAACTTATGTTAccatgttaataacataaaacgacaaagtacatAAATACACAAATATTCAATCACCTTCATTTTAATGATTATTAGGACAAatgacaaataataatttatattatgataAATAGGCTAATAAATCCAATAGTTTTTATACCTATTCTTAcgatttattttcatatattggGTTATAGCCTTTATAGTAGAACAAGTTCTGAAACtcattacaaaatttaattcaaaGCTAAAGTACTTAAATCTTGCATTAAGGATCGTAGTATCTGATTGGCTCAATTGATCCTTTAGTCCTCTAACTTATCGGGCTTGCTAAACAGAGGGAGGGGCTGAGAAGACGGATCTCAAGAATTCTGCTCCATGTGCCATCAATTAGCAGCTCTTTCAGTTATAAAGTAGGCATAGTTAGCCTAATAGATtgaggtttttcttttttttggtcgaAACCTAACAGATTGAgttaaaataaaaggaaatgcTTCTGAGGGGCTTTCCTTCAACCATTTAAACTTTGTTATCAACAATTCCACCAATTGAAGGATTTCATTTTCGGTGAGAGACATAAAAAACCTGGGTACATGCCTTTGTAATCTATGAGCCAGATCCTCCCTGACAACATAAAAAACATGTAGGAAATTGTTACTATTGAATTATTCCTTCAACAAGTAGCTACATAatgatcataaaaaatattgcatTGCGAAAGAGATAGTTATAAAGAAAAGAACTAGAAATCTTGCAAACCTGCTTACTGAACGGGAAATAAGACGTGATCCTCTAGATGAGAAAACAAAAGTTTCCACATCATCCCCAAAAGAATCAGTAGAAAATAACACAGGCATTTCTGAATGATCAACATCCCTCTGCTTCTTCTTCTCAGCGGTAGATGTTGTTTGATGGGATCAAACGTACACAAAAATTACGATATCCTATATACAAGAGTTGTACTTGTGGTATAGATGCTACCACTTTGTAATACTTCATATTATTTCCAGGAATACCCAATCTCGTCTGAAGTTCTCCGATGGAGATTCCGTTCGGGTGCGAACTCAATACCTCCCTAACCCGCCTATAACACACCTTTGGATCTACATCAAAAAGCTTTAAGTACGAAGAAAGTTTATGGATCTCTACATTTGGTGTAGATGTGGGCTCCTCAGCAGCTAAGAAGGGATTTTCAAGACGCACCTTCCAGTTTCTATACCACCCGGGAGGGTATTAAAGAGGCATCCGCGCCTTAGCATACCAACCACAAGGAGACATGAAATATTTTCCAGTAAGATATTTCCCCTTGAGCATTGAAGACCACTGCCATACTATAAATGCTGATCTGCTGACATAACCATGATCCTTTCCTGGACATGCAAGGAAGATGTTGTCGTTCTCCCTCCTATAAAAGTTTCGAAGCCATATGCAGGAGAAGTCTATGTCTTTATCACCAGATATCAAAAAGCGGTGTATGGGTGAGGGATTTTAAGAAAACCAATCCACAAAGCATTTGTTCTTGTTCTTTCCACCTGTAACAGAGTAGTTAAAggtcattattattttaaaagataaagaagATAAGATTGAATGATACATTTGAGTAAGTCGTTGTATGGACAAGATTCTAAAACTGATTTGTTGGTTGCACATCCATCTCAAACCATAAGAACCAAGCTCCATAACAAACAAGGACACTACATTCAAACTACAAGTCGTCTACCTCATTGTGATAACTAAAGAGCAATGTtcaacatttcaaaaattgattcTTGATATCggtgtatttaaaaaaaattggaataatcaagacttttatatcatataaaaaatcgtatggtattcaattaggattttcaagattttGTAAAGAGAGTTTCACAAAACTCAATTGTATTCATTTGAGACTTCTTACAACTTAAAAAGGAATCCGTaggtagaaagaaagaaaaaaaaacacgaaTTTTGAGGAATTACTTTACTAAATAGATTTTGTACAAGACTTTTTAGTacctttaatatttaattaaatagtaaaCAATTATATTTACATTGTAAATATATTCTAGCTTAATCTCTAAGTTACTTAGGATAAAATATTATGTAGAATATTCCTTTTGTAATCTCCTATATAATAGACCTTCCGTAGTGTTATTCAGACTAGTTTTTAGCATAtgtctctcttttctctcttattcaacaaGTACAATCTATAAACACTACACCCATCAAACAATCCCACCTATACTCATGGGACTTTTTAACTCTATCATTCCCTGCTTGTagactggtaaagttgttgtcatgtgactataaggtcacgggttcaagtcctggaaacagcctcttgtgtaaaaacaaggtaaggctgcgtacaatacaccaaatggtgggagcccttcccggaccctgcgtatgcgggagcttcaGTGCACCGGATTGCCCTTATTCCCCGCTTGTAGACCTCTTCAAGTGAGTATTTctatctctctcttcctttttctcctcAAAGTTTATCCATCATTATAACTCCTATCCTATGTATTGCAAATAAAGTGATCAGCAACTTCTCTTTTACTGCTCTTGATTCTGCTCTCAATTTCTTAATCTCGCTATCAACAAACTTTGTTAGGTGCTCTCATTATTTTTACCCTTGGCATTATGTCGatcaatgattaaaaaaaattgaaaaacaaaaagtataaGGAGAtcacataagaaaaaaaaatgaagtaaaagTCTACTGCAATAATAATCTTAATAAgttttctcttaattttttttatgaagtttcTTTTGATGTAATTGGTTTATGCCATAATAATCTTTTTACGCTTGCTTTTGAGACTATGAAGTTGCagtgaaataaataataatcgtactaattttacttttctttatcTCAACATTAtcgttttttgttatttatgtCTTTGATTCTCTTAAATTTTGAATGTATGCTAGCAATCATCAAAGTCTTATCAAATCTCACAAGGCAAAAAATCcttttaaatcatataaattcttATGATACAAATCCtttaaattcaaaacaaaaatgtttcgAAAGCTCGGCGGAGTCTTAAAACTCGGAAAATTCCTCCAAAGTCTTTTAAAACCTATTGGACTTTTTTCCTAATAAAACAGTCATATAAAATCCAAAACCAATACACCCCTTAATTTCtagtaaagaaagaaaaacaatagaactGAAAATGAAGATGGTAATAGTTTTAGTTATAAGGTAAGAAAAAAGAACCTGGAACGTGGTGGAGATCAATGCCTGATAGGAAAAGTGCTTCTTGTTTGATCTGTGAAAGTTGAGAAACATCGCCATAAGCGTCGATATGAATTGGGCCCTTAATCCTGTTGGCTCTAAGAACTCCCATAATTGAAGGTGCTACATTCAAAAAGCTAATGCCGGAGGGGACGCCACAGCTGTCAAAGTCCCACCATACTGCAACCCTAAATTTAAAGTTATCCCAATGAGGTTGCAGAGGATGACTAAGATCCTGTTGCAGTTCTGATGACTTGGGCTCTTCAAAATGACTAGCCctgcttttcaaaaatgtcCACCAACTACTAATCCAACTACAGAAATATGATGATTTACCATCAGCGTATTCCCCGAGAGGTTTTCCTTGTGAAGGGATAGATTGGAATGATTTTAAATCATCACCCTCGCTGCTAACACACGATGAGGATATTTTGGGAACCCCATCTGCACTTCTATCCATATTTTTACCGTCATTGCGCACTTTTTGAGTTGTGGCACCATCCTTCTGGTTATTCTTAACAGCAGATGTCGTTGATGGGACCAAACACACCCAAAAATTATCTCCTCCTAAATACTGGAGCTCTACATATGATATAGATATTAGAAAGTCGGAAAACTTTTTATTTCCATAGAAGCGTTTAACCAAAGGCACATCACACTTTGTCAACTCTGCACGAAGATCTCCTATGGAGATCCCATTTGGATGCGAACACAATATTTTCATAACCTGCCTAGAAAAAGACTTTATGTCCAAGGTAGGTTTGGATATCTCCTCCGAATTTTGTGAAGATGTGTGCAACTCAACAACTGAGAAGGGGTTTTCAAGAGGCGCATTTGAGTTTTCATAGCATGAATTAGTGGGACCATCAGGAGGATAGTTGAAATGTTTTCCTGTAAGGTCATCCCCATTGAGCATTGAAGACCACTCCCACATTATAGTTGCTGCATGGCAGAGAGCATCAACATGAGCCCATCCGGGACATGCAAGCAAGATATTGTAGTTGCACATTCTTAACCGGTGCAATACGCCACTGCTAGAGAATTCTTCCTTACCAAATATCAAAAAGAGGTGTCGTGGTGGAGGATTTTCGGAAACCCAATCATTAAGATCCGCAAGAAAATGTTTATAGGTATTGTTCTTTGTATCTGCAACAATGTGgtcattatttattatttgaaagaGCTGTGTTTACTTGAACAACTATCtatatgacaacttttgagacaaccaAATCTCACACAACTTTCTTAAATGACACCCATCAATCAAcaatcaataactttatatcaatacatttcaaaatttttaatattagaagACTGCGGGTCCCGCTTAAGATTGGGAGTATTAAGTAAGACCCTGCAGTGGTTTCTCCCAATAGGGTATCTAATAGGTAGCGGGTTTAAGACCCTTCCATTGGAGATAGTCTAAGTCCTACCACTATATGTGTACTAGACATGATGAATTTTGACAAGaacataacaataacaatagatAGGAAAAGGAACGAACCCGTATAAGTTTTGTGCAATGGAAAAGGGTAATCGTCGAAAAAGGAGTGTAGAGTAATGTTGGTTGAATTAAGAGCCTCTTTGTCGACGACATCACCATAAGCGCGAATACGAATTGTACCCATAATCCCGTTAGCTCTAACGGCTGCCGTAATTGAAGGTGCTACCTTGGAAAAGCTAAACCCAGAGGGCACGGGACAGCTGTCAATGTGCCACCATACTGATACTGAAACCTTGGGAGGAGAAGAATATGATGAGAACCCACGCACTTTAAACGTAGTAAAAACCTTGCGAGAAAGACGAGAAGGTGGAAAGGAAAAAATTTTCAGAAAAAGAGGAAACATTGTCGAGGAGAAAGGAAAAGAGCAATATGGAACGAATATCTAGCCGTGAGCTTGTTCGGATTGGGCGGCGGTTTCAGATTCCGCAGTTGTCGGATTCGATAACGGTGGTCGGATTCGACGACAGCTTGTGGCCATGGGCAAGGGGAGATGAAATTGcatttctgtttttctttttatcagcTGTTTTGGATTTACAAAggttttttgtgtttaaaaaaaaattatgaatatacCACGTGGCACATTATGATTGGCAATGTCATGTACAATAGTTAAAATTAGGTTTAATTACAGTTTTTGGTTCcctaaatattcaaatattgcGATTTTGGCACCCTAAATACAATAACTATTTTTGAGCCATTTATGTTTACCtcttttgcaattttgacccttTGTAAAAATTTGTAGGGGCTCGAAAGTAGttatccatcttttttttttagagatccTGGTTATCAATCTATCAACCTCTTATTTGGTAATCattgtaattattttctttttatttttaatttcaaaataaaaaatattggtttgttatgtttcatttgaattaaTGTATAATTCCGtttctatttcatttttgtttggcttaattgcacttttggccacctatcttttcaaaagttacgattttgaccccctaactaattaaaatacaaaacagtccactatgtattggatctttggcagttttggccccaagatcacttttgacttagtcttcgttGACGTGACACCCAAatcccttaagtgaggtgccacgtgtcgaccattgtgggtgccacgtcagcgaagactaatTCAAAAGTGGCTTTGGGGGAAAAACTggcaaagatccaatacatatggggctgttttgtattttaattagttatgggaccaaaatcacaacttttgaaaagataggaagccaaaagtacaattaatcCTTTTTGTTTATAAGGGAAAGGAGGATGTTATCGAGAATGAAACATGGCAAGGAGAATGGTTAGCTCTCTGGTAATTCAAAAGAAATTGTTAAAGGATGTTCGAACTATAAATAAAGCTTTGTAATTGGACAAAAACATCACAAGGAATTCAATTTTTGGTTCaaatgtaataaaattaaataggcttaaatgcacttttacctccctattttgattgaatttgaattttacccccctatttttattgattctggattttgccttccctattttaaaactcggaattttaccccctattttatgtttttcatgaTTTTGCCCCCTCCCCCTATTTTATCCACATAATtgattatttgtattaaatgttttttaatgaaaaagtaaaaatataaccaaaaaaatactaaaaaaatgtttctattaaatactaaatgTTTCTATCGTCTGCTGCATCGGTTTGTGTTTTTCGAGTCTATGGTGTTTTGCTGCTACCTTGGTTTAGTATCATTGTTGCACTAAATCTATTGGGACCGTTGTGCCAACTTTCTTTTTGAGTGTTTGTGTTGTAAAAATTAGTaataaattatctctataaataataatctttgtataaataaaaacatcaagtaaatattaaagataataaactagAGGGATACAAGTAAACTTATTGTTCTTAAAATTATAAGAGTATTGTCACAGCGACATTTCCCCTATGTTAATCTTTCGagatttctttttgttttttttttttactcggCATTTCCCCTATGTTAATCTTTCGAGATTTCGTTGTTTCACTTTGACATTGTTTTGTTCGTTATTTTGATGCAACATTGTTTGATTTATCGTATTCGTGTAATATTCGTTTGGTGTATATTAACATATCAACTTTGATCAATTACAGATTCAATCAACAACTAGATCCTCAATATTTCAGGAGACATGAATATCTTTGACTAAGTCACTTTGATTTTGTCAcaatatttttatgcatttttcattttatgttaaTAACTTGGAGATTGTGAgtttatttgtaaatttatattttttattttgggttaaTGTATTTACCTTCTGTAATATTAGCGGTTTATAGTTTACCTctgtagaaaaaattaaatttcaatcttttaatttgaatattctttaattttggacttttttgatatcaaatttcaaaatttaaggtGATTTTACCCActataatttgagcaaattttggtttacctcATGCCAAGTCATTGGTTTTGCCCAgtcaaaatttatgaagatccaaaagtaaaaaatcttcaaataacagggttgaaatctaaattttctttttacaaaggGTAAATCAGAAACTACAAATATTACAGAGGTAAACATGTATTgaccattttatttttaacaatgtTGATCCTAAAACAAAAATGCTAAATTTGTGTTTGTATAAtatgttgaggcaaaatccctaattaattttaaagataataaaccaatatgattaaagaattaatggactttgattaattccttggtatttaacttgtgctcttgagtgttttactaagacaggaacaaggtttgaatcataccaagaatcaagaaatcaaaggacatttgaattcatgatctaacactaaggtcagaaagttagatcagaatgttgctcgaagatcagaatgttcagaaggttgttcagaagcaacctagttcagaaggttgttcagaagcaaccagttcagaagcaacctagttcagaaggttgttcttatacaagccaagaatctcaagaactgtgatcaaggtcatgcaaggcacatgtgacatgaacatatgtccaggaaagtacatttgcatggatcaatcaagcaataaaggcatatacaagagttatgtcaaagaaggcattcaatgttcatttaagactatgaacattgatgtactaggaatatttcacaaaggaatatcatcctagatgttattatcactgctcttcattattgtttcattattaggatttgattacatcaaatgatagtcttacaaatcatcctaagtgaaacagatggaacattctgatgatcagaatgttcaagctcagctcatgcttactttatgaacagtatagtaggtgaaaagcaaaaagcaaaagcaaagcaaatctgtcatcttcaacaagagatagacacgtctgagagttggtactgaacaaggacaacacaatctatcaaagcatgggcatgaagatgcagaatcccacaaaatcctcctgcaccggttccaagacaaaatctgggaaaggaacattctgatgtatgaagaaaagtccatacattggttattgtccagaaattcatatgaaaagcatatgcatagcccagaacttcatgtgttcattcatacatgatgaacccagatgaagaacatgatgaacccagatgaagatcatcatgaacacaacaacattctgatgttcatcagagatcagaatgtttgcccagaatttcaagttaaagcttgtgggacccaggacacatggcataacaccattggacaccctacaacggctatatgagcccaaagactctataaatagagggcttggccttagcaaaacttgtaccattgcaaagcatacaagaaaacaactctgattttgtttgaagcttttgcaaactgaaattgatcaatctctaagtctttcatcaacttagtgcaaatcaatactcttgttatctgtaggataacctcttcttcttcttccactgtttgttttacaaacatccaacttccatacaaattgtaacaaagtctcatctagcttttagaggtcctaaagtgttaggttgagcaaaggttgtaaaagtctaagtggttaacttagcaagaaggtgcaagcctgctgaggctta harbors:
- the LOC25493560 gene encoding uncharacterized protein isoform X2, producing MFPLFLKIFSFPPSRLSRKVFTTFKVRGFSSYSSPPKVSVSVWWHIDSCPVPSGFSFSKVAPSITAAVRANGIMGTIRIRAYGDVVDKEALNSTNITLHSFFDDYPFPLHKTYTDTKNNTYKHFLADLNDWVSENPPPRHLFLIFATIMWEWSSMLNGDDLTGKHFNYPPDGPTNSCYENSNAPLENPFSVVELHTSSQNSEEISKPTLDIKSFSRQVMKILCSHPNGISIGDLRAELTKCDVPLVKRFYGNKKFSDFLISISYVELQYLGGDNFWVCLVPSTTSAVKNNQKDGATTQKVRNDGKNMDRSADGVPKISSSCVSSEGDDLKSFQSIPSQGKPLGEYADGKSSYFCSWISSWWTFLKSRASHFEEPKSSELQQDLSHPLQPHWDNFKFRVAVWWDFDSCGVPSGISFLNVAPSIMGVLRANRIKGPIHIDAYGDVSQLSQIKQEALFLSGIDLHHVPGGKNKNKCFVDWFS
- the LOC25493560 gene encoding uncharacterized protein isoform X1: MFPLFLKIFSFPPSRLSRKVFTTFKVRGFSSYSSPPKVSVSVWWHIDSCPVPSGFSFSKVAPSITAAVRANGIMGTIRIRAYGDVVDKEALNSTNITLHSFFDDYPFPLHKTYTDTKNNTYKHFLADLNDWVSENPPPRHLFLIFGKEEFSSSGVLHRLRMCNYNILLACPGWAHVDALCHAATIMWEWSSMLNGDDLTGKHFNYPPDGPTNSCYENSNAPLENPFSVVELHTSSQNSEEISKPTLDIKSFSRQVMKILCSHPNGISIGDLRAELTKCDVPLVKRFYGNKKFSDFLISISYVELQYLGGDNFWVCLVPSTTSAVKNNQKDGATTQKVRNDGKNMDRSADGVPKISSSCVSSEGDDLKSFQSIPSQGKPLGEYADGKSSYFCSWISSWWTFLKSRASHFEEPKSSELQQDLSHPLQPHWDNFKFRVAVWWDFDSCGVPSGISFLNVAPSIMGVLRANRIKGPIHIDAYGDVSQLSQIKQEALFLSGIDLHHVPGGKNKNKCFVDWFS
- the LOC25493560 gene encoding uncharacterized protein isoform X3, producing the protein MFPLFLKIFSFPPSRLSRKVFTTFKVRGFSSYSSPPKVSVSVWWHIDSCPVPSGFSFSKVAPSITAAVRANGIMGTIRIRAYGDVVDKEALNSTNITLHSFFDDYPFPLHKTYTATIMWEWSSMLNGDDLTGKHFNYPPDGPTNSCYENSNAPLENPFSVVELHTSSQNSEEISKPTLDIKSFSRQVMKILCSHPNGISIGDLRAELTKCDVPLVKRFYGNKKFSDFLISISYVELQYLGGDNFWVCLVPSTTSAVKNNQKDGATTQKVRNDGKNMDRSADGVPKISSSCVSSEGDDLKSFQSIPSQGKPLGEYADGKSSYFCSWISSWWTFLKSRASHFEEPKSSELQQDLSHPLQPHWDNFKFRVAVWWDFDSCGVPSGISFLNVAPSIMGVLRANRIKGPIHIDAYGDVSQLSQIKQEALFLSGIDLHHVPGGKNKNKCFVDWFS